The following are encoded in a window of Bacillus sp. SORGH_AS_0510 genomic DNA:
- a CDS encoding b(o/a)3-type cytochrome-c oxidase subunit 1, producing the protein MVNNTAIKVKVDPRDAKLSMAHFFVAFSALALGGLMGLLQTLVRSGKWELPWGIDYYQVLTVHGVLMGLVLTTFFIMGFQYAAVSRTTGGHSAGARRTGWVGFWVMLAGTIMAATMVLLKEASVLYTFYAPLKAHWIFYLGLTFVVVGSWIDGSAQILTYAKWRKNNPGQPSPLLSFMAVVNTVLWIVATLGVAATVLFQLLPWSLGLVDTVDVLVSRTLFWYFGHPLVYFWLLPAYMCWYAIIPKIIGGKIFSDSLARLSFILFLLFSIPVGFHHQLTEPGIDPAWKFLQVILTFMVIIPSLMTAFSLFATFERYGRSKGATGLFGWFRVLPWGDARFIVPFIGMAVFIPAGAGGIINASNQMDQVVHNTIWVTGHFHLTVATSVALTFFGISYWLVPHLTGRKLTKAMNKLGIIQGWVWTIGMAFMSTSMHAQGLLGGPRRSSFSTYGGAKQAAEWIPYQIAQAVGGSILFLGIILVLIIFINLAFFAPKGEEEFPVGDAERPEEKAPMVFENWKLWLGITAALILFAYTIPFIDIIQNAPPGSKGFQTWSKW; encoded by the coding sequence ATGGTTAACAATACAGCTATAAAAGTAAAAGTTGACCCACGTGATGCAAAGCTTTCGATGGCACACTTTTTTGTCGCCTTCTCCGCTCTTGCTCTTGGCGGCTTAATGGGCCTATTACAAACCCTAGTTCGTTCAGGTAAATGGGAACTTCCTTGGGGAATCGATTATTATCAAGTTTTAACAGTCCATGGAGTATTAATGGGACTCGTTTTAACCACTTTCTTTATCATGGGATTTCAATATGCAGCTGTAAGTAGAACAACTGGTGGACATTCCGCCGGAGCAAGGCGTACCGGCTGGGTTGGCTTTTGGGTTATGTTGGCCGGTACAATAATGGCTGCAACAATGGTCTTGCTTAAAGAAGCGTCTGTTCTTTATACATTCTATGCTCCACTAAAGGCACACTGGATTTTTTATTTGGGTTTAACCTTTGTAGTTGTGGGAAGTTGGATTGACGGCTCTGCACAGATTTTGACCTACGCTAAATGGCGCAAGAATAACCCAGGACAACCAAGTCCTTTATTAAGCTTTATGGCTGTTGTTAATACTGTACTTTGGATCGTCGCTACATTGGGTGTTGCTGCTACCGTATTATTCCAATTACTGCCTTGGTCACTTGGTTTAGTAGATACTGTGGATGTACTAGTCAGCCGAACATTGTTCTGGTATTTTGGTCACCCATTGGTTTATTTTTGGTTATTACCAGCTTATATGTGTTGGTATGCTATAATCCCAAAAATTATCGGGGGCAAAATTTTCTCAGATTCATTAGCTCGTTTGTCTTTTATTTTGTTCTTGCTCTTCTCTATTCCGGTTGGGTTTCACCACCAATTAACCGAACCTGGAATTGATCCAGCATGGAAGTTTTTACAGGTTATCTTGACTTTCATGGTTATCATTCCTTCATTAATGACAGCCTTCTCTTTATTTGCAACCTTTGAGAGATATGGCCGTTCAAAAGGCGCAACTGGTCTTTTTGGCTGGTTCAGAGTTCTACCATGGGGTGATGCTCGTTTTATCGTTCCATTCATCGGTATGGCCGTTTTTATCCCAGCTGGTGCTGGTGGTATTATTAACGCTTCAAACCAGATGGACCAGGTAGTTCATAATACTATATGGGTAACAGGCCATTTCCATCTAACGGTAGCAACATCTGTTGCGTTAACATTCTTCGGTATTTCTTATTGGCTGGTACCACATTTAACAGGTAGAAAATTAACAAAAGCAATGAATAAACTAGGCATTATTCAAGGCTGGGTATGGACTATTGGAATGGCCTTCATGTCAACTTCCATGCATGCACAAGGTTTACTTGGTGGCCCACGACGCTCTTCCTTCTCAACCTATGGTGGTGCGAAGCAAGCGGCAGAGTGGATCCCTTACCAAATTGCTCAAGCAGTTGGTGGCTCCATCCTTTTCTTAGGTATTATCTTAGTACTAATTATCTTTATCAATCTAGCATTCTTTGCTCCAAAGGGAGAAGAAGAATTCCCAGTTGGTGACGCAGAACGTCCAGAAGAAAAAGCACCTATGGTATTTGAAAACTGGAAGTTATGGCTTGGTATTACTGCCGCCCTTATTCTTTTCGCTTACACCATACCATTTATTGATATTATTCAAAATGCACCACCTGGCTCAAAAGGATTCCAAACTTGGAGTAAATGGTAG
- a CDS encoding cytochrome c oxidase subunit II gives MHMHKFEKIWLAFGVGALVVFLVTIGVSAFYLGNKPPSCLTTINPEKVNQTKPFTEPGLHKVEGKDWDYELVYVASAFSFNPVQVKVPLGAKVKVIATTTDVVHGFEVAGTNINMMLEPGYVSEYTTTFDKTGEYLIVCNEYCGAGHHLMSSKIEVVK, from the coding sequence ATGCATATGCATAAATTCGAAAAAATTTGGCTTGCTTTTGGAGTAGGTGCCCTTGTTGTTTTCTTGGTCACCATTGGAGTCAGTGCTTTTTATCTAGGTAACAAACCACCTAGTTGTTTAACTACTATTAATCCTGAGAAGGTCAATCAAACAAAACCATTTACAGAGCCTGGCCTTCACAAAGTTGAAGGGAAAGATTGGGACTATGAATTAGTGTATGTGGCTTCAGCCTTCTCATTTAATCCTGTGCAAGTAAAAGTGCCACTAGGTGCTAAAGTAAAAGTCATTGCAACAACAACAGATGTTGTTCATGGATTCGAAGTAGCTGGAACTAATATTAATATGATGCTTGAACCTGGTTATGTCAGTGAATATACGACAACCTTTGATAAGACTGGCGAATATCTAATTGTGTGTAATGAATATTGTGGTGCTGGACACCATTTAATGAGTTCAAAGATTGAGGTGGTAAAATAA
- a CDS encoding cytochrome c oxidase subunit 2A, whose protein sequence is MAKTELKTKQKTEIEDSSSLKGTLASVFFLGLFIVVTWVGVYYLFVERF, encoded by the coding sequence ATGGCAAAAACGGAATTAAAAACAAAACAAAAAACAGAGATCGAAGATAGCTCTTCTCTCAAAGGAACATTAGCGTCCGTTTTCTTTTTGGGACTTTTCATTGTGGTCACTTGGGTAGGTGTCTATTACCTATTTGTCGAACGTTTTTAA
- a CDS encoding type III polyketide synthase, whose amino-acid sequence MPAILSVSEVIPPHEITQKQAVEFARDLFAESFRDIERLLKAFQNGQIEKRHFVKGIEWFKSHHTFEEKNDAYIEEAVKLGSEAIVKCLSNTIFLEAQLPFEEIDAIFFISTTGVATPSIDARIMNRLPFHSHTKRIPIWGLGCAGGAVGLSRAFEYCLAFPEAKVLVLSVELCSLTFQHNDLSKSNLIGVSLFADGIACALVCGDLSDTKRYRKKITYPSIVGTQSTLMPDSLDVMGWDIKNTGLFVVFSRDIPRIIEDWLKPNVKEFLDQYQMNLSEIDYFIAHPGGKKVLDAYIKSLDIPASMTDVSLEVLKQFGNMSSVTILYVLRRMMERNIPKDTFGLGTALGPGFSSELLLMRWT is encoded by the coding sequence ATGCCAGCAATTCTTTCTGTATCTGAGGTTATTCCACCTCACGAGATAACACAAAAACAAGCAGTCGAGTTCGCTCGGGATCTTTTTGCCGAATCATTTAGGGATATTGAAAGACTCCTTAAAGCATTTCAAAACGGACAAATTGAAAAGCGACATTTTGTAAAAGGGATAGAGTGGTTTAAGTCTCACCATACGTTTGAAGAAAAAAATGATGCATATATAGAAGAGGCTGTAAAATTGGGCAGCGAGGCAATTGTCAAATGTTTAAGTAATACAATCTTTCTTGAAGCACAACTTCCTTTTGAGGAAATAGACGCAATTTTTTTTATATCCACCACTGGTGTCGCAACTCCTAGTATTGATGCCAGGATAATGAATCGTTTGCCATTTCATTCCCACACAAAACGTATTCCGATTTGGGGCCTAGGCTGTGCAGGTGGAGCTGTAGGGCTATCAAGAGCATTTGAATACTGCTTGGCCTTTCCTGAAGCCAAAGTTCTTGTCCTATCTGTTGAGCTTTGCAGTCTCACCTTTCAGCATAATGATTTATCCAAAAGTAATTTAATCGGGGTCTCTCTTTTTGCAGATGGAATCGCCTGTGCATTGGTTTGCGGAGACTTATCTGATACAAAGAGATATAGAAAAAAGATAACCTATCCATCAATTGTTGGTACTCAATCTACACTAATGCCAGACTCATTGGATGTTATGGGGTGGGATATAAAAAATACGGGTTTATTTGTTGTATTCTCTCGAGATATTCCACGTATTATTGAAGACTGGCTAAAACCTAATGTCAAAGAGTTTCTAGATCAATATCAAATGAACCTTAGTGAGATTGACTATTTTATTGCACATCCAGGAGGAAAAAAGGTTTTGGATGCCTATATTAAGTCATTAGATATACCTGCTTCAATGACTGATGTTTCTCTAGAAGTATTAAAGCAATTCGGTAATATGTCCTCAGTTACTATTCTTTATGTACTAAGACGAATGATGGAAAGGAACATTCCTAAGGATACATTTGGTCTAGGTACTGCACTCGGTCCTGGCTTTAGTTCAGAACTTCTACTGATGAGGTGGACATAA
- a CDS encoding isoprenylcysteine carboxyl methyltransferase family protein, with protein MNNLFPFLVLFCIITLQRMVELFIAKRNERWMKQKGAIEFGEKHYKFMVSMHVLFFISFFVEKIGLNRVISPMWLLLLLVFIVAQIVRIWVIASLGEYWNTKILVLENAKVIKKGPYRYIKHPNYLVVAIELLVVPLLFSCYITAGLFTLLNAMIISIRISEEERALQNLTEYVSAFENCKRFLPRVVK; from the coding sequence ATGAATAATCTTTTTCCCTTTCTTGTTTTATTTTGTATCATCACTTTACAAAGAATGGTTGAGCTTTTTATTGCTAAAAGAAATGAGAGATGGATGAAGCAAAAAGGGGCTATTGAGTTTGGTGAAAAGCACTATAAGTTTATGGTAAGCATGCATGTCCTATTTTTTATTTCTTTTTTTGTCGAAAAAATTGGGTTGAATCGTGTAATATCACCAATGTGGTTACTTTTACTTCTCGTGTTTATCGTGGCACAAATAGTGCGTATTTGGGTAATAGCTTCTTTAGGAGAGTATTGGAATACAAAGATTCTAGTCCTTGAGAATGCGAAGGTGATCAAAAAGGGACCGTATCGTTATATAAAACATCCCAATTATTTGGTGGTAGCAATAGAGTTACTAGTTGTTCCATTATTGTTTTCTTGCTATATTACGGCTGGGTTATTTACACTATTAAACGCCATGATTATTTCCATTCGCATTTCTGAGGAAGAGAGAGCCCTTCAGAATTTAACAGAATATGTTTCTGCTTTTGAAAATTGTAAACGTTTTCTACCTAGGGTTGTTAAATAA